In Nocardia asteroides, the following proteins share a genomic window:
- the icmF gene encoding fused isobutyryl-CoA mutase/GTPase IcmF, with translation MSESGALHVPVHPVRFVTSAALFDGHDAAINIMRRILQAQGAEVIHLGHNRSVREIVDAVLEEDVQGVAVSSYQGGHLEFFEYLAESLRAAGAGHVRIFGGGGGVIVAEEIERLARCGVRIFSPEDGQRLGLPGMINELIRTCDVDPAATGPDLDALYTGDRRALARTITCLQQGALPEPDRAAIVAAAAKRRVPVLGITGTGGSGKSSLTDELVRRLRTDQQDKLRVAVLAVDPTRRRAGGALLGDRIRMNALDGDHVYFRSLATRGNHELPDDIDTMIAACRAAGHDLVILETPGIGQGDAGIVDHVDVALYVMTPEFGAASQLEKIDMLDYADVVAVNKYERRGAADAVRDVARQLIRNRAEFGASPADMPVFGTSAATFDDDGVTALYQHLTGLLSEHGLPLEPGALPRVDTKVSTRFAQLVPPARVRYLAEIAETVRAYHADTAREVAAAQRVQRLDLVHAELPDDAAVADLLARARAELSADSAALLAEWPALADSYRGAEQVVRVRDREIRTPLRRESLSGSSISRVALPRYTDHGELLRFLRAEHLPGRFPFTAGVFPFKRDNEDPARMFAGEGDPARTNRRFKVLSAHAEATRLSTAFDSVTLYGHDPAERPDIYGKVGTSGVSVATIEDMRTLFDGFDLCAPTTSVSMTINGPAPTILAFFLNTAIDQALDRFTEDHGREPTGAEAAGIRARTLSTVRGTVQADILKEDQGQNTCLFSTEFSLRMMADIQEWFVRNDVRNFYSVSISGYHIAEAGANPISQLAFTLANGFTYVETYLARGLAIDDFAPNLSFFFSNGMDPEYTVIGRVARRIWAIALRERYGAGERAQKLKYHVQTSGRSLHAQEMQFNDIRTTLQALIAVYDNCNSLHTNAFDEAVTTPTEDSVRRALAIQLIIAKEWGLAMNENPLQGSFVIDELTDLVEEAVLLEFERISERGGVLGAMETGYQRGRIQDESMRYEQRKHDGSLPIVGVNTFRGHGDDGAHGPLELARGTEAERRSQLARLREFTDDNAERSHRALARLAEVAHTDGNIFEVLMDAARVCSLQQVTDTFFAVGGQYRRTV, from the coding sequence ATGAGCGAGTCCGGCGCGCTGCACGTTCCCGTCCATCCCGTGCGATTCGTGACCTCGGCGGCGCTGTTCGACGGGCACGACGCCGCGATCAACATCATGCGGCGCATCCTCCAGGCCCAGGGCGCGGAGGTGATCCACCTCGGCCACAACCGCTCGGTCCGCGAGATCGTCGACGCGGTGCTCGAGGAGGACGTGCAGGGCGTCGCGGTGAGCTCCTACCAGGGCGGCCACCTCGAGTTCTTCGAGTACCTGGCCGAGTCGCTGCGCGCGGCGGGCGCGGGGCACGTGCGGATCTTCGGCGGTGGCGGTGGCGTGATCGTCGCCGAGGAGATCGAGCGGCTCGCGCGCTGCGGCGTACGGATCTTCTCCCCCGAGGACGGCCAGCGCCTCGGTCTGCCCGGCATGATCAACGAACTGATCCGCACCTGCGACGTCGACCCGGCCGCCACCGGCCCCGATCTCGACGCGCTCTACACCGGCGACCGCCGCGCCCTGGCCCGCACCATCACCTGCCTCCAGCAGGGCGCGCTACCGGAACCGGACCGGGCCGCGATCGTGGCCGCCGCCGCCAAGCGCCGGGTGCCGGTGCTCGGCATCACCGGCACCGGCGGCTCCGGAAAGTCCTCGCTCACCGACGAATTGGTGCGCAGGCTGCGCACCGACCAGCAGGACAAGCTGCGCGTCGCGGTGCTCGCCGTCGACCCGACCCGGCGCCGCGCGGGTGGCGCGCTGCTCGGTGACCGCATCCGGATGAACGCCCTCGACGGCGACCACGTCTACTTCCGGTCGCTGGCCACCCGCGGCAATCACGAACTGCCCGACGACATCGACACCATGATCGCCGCCTGCCGGGCGGCGGGCCACGACCTGGTGATCCTGGAGACTCCCGGCATCGGCCAGGGCGACGCGGGCATCGTCGACCACGTCGACGTGGCGCTCTACGTGATGACACCGGAGTTCGGCGCAGCCTCCCAGCTGGAGAAGATCGACATGCTCGACTACGCCGACGTGGTCGCGGTCAACAAGTACGAGCGCCGAGGCGCGGCCGACGCGGTGCGCGACGTGGCCCGCCAATTGATCCGCAACCGTGCGGAATTCGGCGCCTCCCCCGCCGACATGCCCGTCTTCGGCACCAGCGCGGCCACCTTCGACGACGACGGCGTGACCGCCCTCTACCAGCACCTCACCGGCTTGCTCAGCGAGCACGGCCTGCCGCTGGAACCGGGCGCGCTCCCCCGGGTGGACACCAAGGTCTCCACCCGGTTCGCCCAGCTGGTGCCGCCGGCGCGGGTGCGCTACCTGGCCGAGATCGCCGAGACCGTGCGCGCCTACCACGCCGACACCGCCCGGGAAGTCGCTGCGGCGCAACGGGTTCAGCGTCTCGACCTGGTGCACGCGGAGCTGCCCGACGACGCGGCTGTCGCCGATCTGCTCGCCCGCGCCCGCGCGGAACTGTCGGCGGATTCGGCCGCGCTGCTGGCCGAGTGGCCCGCCCTGGCCGACAGCTACCGGGGCGCCGAACAGGTGGTGCGCGTGCGCGACCGCGAGATCCGGACGCCGCTGCGTCGCGAATCCCTGTCCGGCTCCAGCATCTCCCGCGTCGCGCTGCCGCGCTACACCGATCACGGTGAGCTGCTGCGCTTCCTGCGCGCCGAGCACCTGCCGGGCCGATTCCCGTTCACCGCAGGGGTTTTCCCGTTCAAACGCGACAACGAGGACCCGGCCAGGATGTTCGCCGGCGAGGGCGACCCCGCCCGCACCAACCGGCGCTTCAAGGTGCTCAGCGCGCATGCCGAGGCGACCCGGCTCTCCACGGCGTTCGACTCGGTCACCCTCTACGGCCACGACCCCGCCGAACGTCCCGACATCTACGGCAAGGTCGGGACCTCGGGGGTCTCGGTGGCCACCATCGAGGACATGCGCACCCTGTTCGACGGCTTCGACCTGTGCGCGCCGACCACCTCGGTCTCGATGACCATCAACGGCCCGGCCCCCACGATCCTCGCGTTCTTCCTCAACACCGCCATCGACCAGGCGTTGGACCGCTTCACCGAGGACCACGGCCGCGAACCCACCGGCGCCGAGGCGGCCGGGATCAGGGCGCGCACGCTGTCGACGGTGCGCGGCACGGTGCAGGCCGACATCCTGAAGGAGGACCAGGGCCAGAACACCTGCCTGTTCTCCACCGAATTCAGTCTGCGGATGATGGCCGACATCCAGGAATGGTTCGTCCGCAACGACGTGCGCAATTTCTATTCGGTGTCCATTTCGGGCTATCACATCGCCGAGGCGGGTGCGAACCCGATCAGCCAGCTGGCCTTCACCCTGGCCAACGGATTCACCTACGTCGAAACCTATCTCGCTCGCGGACTCGCCATCGACGACTTCGCGCCGAACCTGTCGTTCTTCTTCTCCAACGGCATGGACCCGGAGTACACGGTGATCGGCCGGGTGGCCCGGCGGATCTGGGCGATCGCCCTGCGCGAGCGCTACGGCGCCGGGGAACGCGCGCAGAAACTGAAGTACCACGTGCAGACCTCCGGCCGTTCGCTGCACGCGCAGGAAATGCAGTTCAACGACATCCGCACCACGCTGCAAGCCCTGATCGCCGTCTACGACAATTGCAACAGCCTGCACACCAATGCCTTCGACGAGGCGGTGACCACCCCCACCGAGGATTCGGTACGCCGCGCGCTGGCGATCCAGCTCATCATCGCCAAGGAATGGGGCCTGGCGATGAACGAGAACCCGTTGCAGGGCAGTTTCGTCATCGACGAACTCACCGATCTGGTCGAAGAGGCCGTGCTGCTGGAATTCGAGCGGATCAGCGAACGCGGCGGGGTGCTCGGCGCGATGGAGACCGGCTATCAGCGCGGCCGCATCCAGGACGAATCCATGCGCTACGAGCAGCGCAAACACGACGGTTCGCTGCCGATCGTCGGGGTGAACACCTTCCGCGGCCACGGCGACGACGGTGCGCACGGACCGCTGGAACTGGCGCGCGGTACCGAGGCCGAACGCCGCTCACAGCTGGCGCGGCTGCGCGAGTTCACCGACGACAACGCCGAGCGGTCCCATCGCGCGCTGGCCAGGCTGGCCGAGGTGGCGCACACCGACGGCAATATTTTCGAGGTGCTGATGGACGCGGCCCGGGTGTGCAGTCTCCAGCAGGTCACCGACACTTTCTTCGCCGTCGGCGGCCAGTATCGACGAACCGTCTGA
- a CDS encoding DUF2157 domain-containing protein: MVREHRVGVALERLVASGVLSGDQRTAVLRAVDAEERAERAGAGRMIAEVVAYLGAGLIAAGVALFLGRAWSEVAQTGRVVLLLVVAGCATAGGVLLAGGCDGVFRRVPIASAGRTRLAAVLLALAAGAVCGAVVTAFGGHGDDGVEIAAAFAGFATAVLGYLLVPTVLGMVVTGAFGTGAVVSATSELFGYRSAWSGVLLLLFGALWSLLAWRRLFVAEWAGYLIGGAIAVGGAQTVTPGDSLWRPGLTALIGVLALALYALRREPVLVLGGAAAIAIAVAQTVAEYTDGGPVAASVVLAIGALVLTVGLVVLLTAPKRAG, translated from the coding sequence ATGGTTCGCGAACACAGGGTGGGTGTGGCGCTCGAGCGGCTGGTGGCGTCGGGTGTGCTCAGCGGAGACCAGCGGACAGCGGTGCTGCGGGCCGTCGACGCCGAGGAGCGAGCCGAGCGGGCGGGTGCGGGACGGATGATCGCCGAGGTCGTCGCCTATCTGGGCGCCGGGCTGATCGCGGCCGGGGTCGCGTTGTTCCTCGGGCGGGCGTGGTCGGAGGTGGCGCAGACCGGGCGGGTGGTGCTGCTGCTGGTCGTGGCCGGGTGCGCCACGGCGGGTGGGGTGCTGCTGGCAGGCGGGTGCGACGGGGTCTTCCGGCGGGTGCCGATCGCGTCGGCGGGCCGGACCCGGCTCGCGGCCGTGCTGCTCGCGCTCGCCGCCGGGGCGGTCTGCGGCGCGGTGGTCACCGCGTTCGGCGGGCACGGCGACGACGGTGTCGAGATCGCGGCGGCGTTCGCCGGATTCGCGACCGCGGTGCTCGGCTATCTGCTGGTGCCGACCGTGCTCGGGATGGTCGTGACGGGCGCCTTCGGCACCGGCGCCGTGGTGAGTGCCACCTCGGAGCTGTTCGGCTACCGGTCGGCGTGGTCCGGCGTGCTGTTGCTGCTGTTCGGGGCGCTGTGGTCGCTGCTCGCCTGGCGGCGGCTGTTCGTCGCGGAGTGGGCGGGCTACCTGATCGGCGGGGCGATCGCGGTGGGCGGCGCGCAAACGGTGACGCCCGGTGATTCACTGTGGCGGCCCGGCCTCACCGCGCTCATCGGCGTGCTCGCCCTGGCGCTGTACGCGCTGCGTCGCGAGCCGGTGCTGGTGCTCGGCGGTGCGGCGGCGATCGCGATCGCGGTCGCCCAGACGGTGGCCGAGTACACCGACGGCGGGCCGGTCGCCGCGAGCGTGGTGCTGGCGATCGGGGCGCTGGTGCTCACGGTCGGGCTGGTCGTCTTGCTGACCGCGCCGAAACGGGCGGGATGA
- a CDS encoding enoyl-CoA hydratase/isomerase family protein: protein MSEAEVLFEVRDGLGLITLNRPRAINALNHSMTLAIGETLRAWATDPAITTVAIVGAGERGLCAGGDIVAIHRDAKAVLDGAAGPLETGTAAFWRDEYLLNALIGSYPKPYVAVMDGIVMGGGVGLSAHGSHRIVTERSQIGMPEVGIGFVPDVGGTYLLSHTPGEIGTHVALTTARMGAGDAIAAGFADSYVPSAELPALLEALRTTPADEAIAQFATAAPESELAAQRDWIDACYAADTVEEIVDALRAAGSPEASKAADDLLAKSPVALKATLRALRAAATLTLGGALNAEYRITVAALNTHDLAEGIRAQVIDKDRMPRWSPATLADVSPAQVDAYFAPLGARELGLPA from the coding sequence ATGAGTGAAGCGGAAGTGCTGTTCGAGGTACGCGACGGGCTCGGTCTGATCACCCTGAACCGGCCGCGGGCCATCAACGCGCTCAACCACTCGATGACCCTGGCGATCGGCGAGACGCTGCGCGCCTGGGCCACCGATCCCGCGATCACCACCGTCGCGATCGTCGGCGCGGGCGAGCGCGGGCTGTGCGCGGGTGGCGACATCGTCGCCATCCACCGCGACGCCAAGGCCGTCCTCGACGGCGCCGCCGGCCCGCTGGAGACCGGCACCGCCGCGTTCTGGCGCGACGAATACCTGCTCAACGCCCTGATCGGCAGCTACCCGAAGCCGTACGTGGCGGTGATGGACGGCATCGTCATGGGCGGCGGCGTCGGCCTCTCGGCGCACGGCAGCCACCGCATCGTCACCGAACGCTCGCAGATCGGCATGCCCGAGGTGGGCATCGGTTTCGTGCCCGATGTCGGTGGTACCTATCTGCTCTCGCACACGCCCGGCGAGATCGGCACCCACGTCGCGCTCACCACGGCGCGCATGGGCGCGGGCGACGCCATCGCGGCCGGTTTCGCCGACAGCTACGTGCCCTCGGCCGAACTGCCCGCCCTGCTCGAGGCGCTGCGCACCACGCCCGCCGACGAGGCCATCGCCCAATTCGCCACGGCCGCACCGGAATCCGAGCTCGCGGCCCAGCGCGACTGGATCGACGCCTGCTACGCGGCCGACACGGTCGAGGAGATCGTCGACGCGCTGCGCGCCGCCGGTTCCCCCGAGGCGAGCAAGGCCGCCGACGACCTGCTGGCCAAATCGCCGGTCGCGCTGAAAGCCACCCTGCGCGCGCTGCGCGCGGCCGCCACGCTGACGCTGGGCGGCGCGCTCAACGCCGAATACCGCATCACCGTCGCCGCGCTGAACACCCACGACCTCGCCGAGGGCATCCGCGCCCAGGTGATCGACAAGGACCGCATGCCGCGCTGGTCGCCCGCCACCCTCGCCGACGTGAGCCCGGCCCAGGTCGACGCCTACTTCGCCCCGCTGGGCGCGCGCGAACTGGGTTTGCCCGCGTAG
- a CDS encoding enoyl-CoA hydratase: MTDFETILLERKGGSEGKGGVGWITLNRPKALNALNAQVLDDVIAALDELEGDDSIGAVVITGSEKAFAAGADIKEMAPKSYMDMYMSDFFARWDRLANFRKPTIAAVAGYALGGGCELAMLCDILIAADTAKFGQPEIKLGVIPGIGGSQRLTRAVGKAKAMDLILTGRNMGVEEAERAGLVSRIVPADQLLDTALETAQTIASMSLPVAMIAKEAVNRAFETTLAEGLLFERRVFHSLFATDDQKEGMAAFVEKRTPNFTNS; the protein is encoded by the coding sequence GTGACCGATTTCGAGACGATTCTGCTGGAGCGCAAGGGCGGCAGCGAGGGTAAGGGCGGGGTCGGCTGGATCACGCTGAACCGGCCCAAGGCCCTCAACGCACTCAACGCGCAGGTCCTCGACGACGTCATCGCCGCGCTCGACGAGCTCGAGGGCGACGACTCCATCGGCGCCGTCGTCATCACCGGGTCGGAGAAGGCCTTCGCGGCCGGCGCCGACATCAAGGAGATGGCGCCCAAGTCCTACATGGACATGTACATGTCGGACTTCTTCGCCCGCTGGGACCGCCTGGCCAACTTCCGCAAGCCGACTATCGCCGCGGTCGCGGGTTACGCCCTCGGCGGTGGCTGCGAGCTGGCGATGCTGTGCGACATCCTGATCGCGGCCGACACCGCCAAGTTCGGTCAGCCCGAGATCAAGCTCGGCGTGATCCCCGGCATCGGCGGCTCGCAGCGGCTCACCCGCGCGGTCGGCAAGGCCAAGGCCATGGACCTGATCCTGACCGGCCGCAACATGGGCGTCGAGGAGGCCGAGCGCGCCGGGCTGGTCTCGCGGATCGTGCCCGCCGACCAGCTGCTCGACACCGCGCTCGAGACCGCGCAGACCATCGCCTCGATGTCGCTGCCGGTCGCGATGATCGCCAAGGAAGCCGTGAACCGCGCCTTCGAGACCACCCTCGCCGAGGGCCTGCTGTTCGAGCGTCGCGTGTTCCACTCCCTGTTCGCCACCGACGACCAGAAGGAAGGCATGGCCGCCTTCGTCGAGAAGCGGACGCCGAACTTCACCAACAGCTAG
- a CDS encoding Hsp70 family protein, which translates to MVLVLGVSAGAGGARAVLTHSDQPHLPPVDRLRLPRRSGGSVEEAVLSVLRRMRVAALARGECVTATAVTCRSESHADAIRAAVGRSEVGIVDEPLAQLRYLRFTGMLPATDSVILYDLGCSGLTVTHADCRTDTILASRRSTVLSGDGYDALLRWQLARGGVLTDARTTRAHRESLSRARVVTATDAGTGERAVVTRSDLAELCEAGLHHSASFVRQVVEESGIRPGALVLLGGCTRNPSLRADLARRIGLPIVYDPEPDYVSARGAVLLAAQRPPARLRMPRLRAGAAQSFREAGQRPGRRKLLAAVAVTATLGGTVAGLLGTDNTSARSPEQGTAPTPAQLTDGSLRVKQN; encoded by the coding sequence ATGGTGCTGGTCCTGGGGGTATCGGCGGGTGCGGGTGGTGCCCGCGCCGTGCTGACCCACTCCGATCAGCCGCACCTGCCCCCGGTGGACCGGCTCCGGCTACCGCGCAGGTCGGGCGGATCGGTCGAAGAAGCGGTGTTGTCGGTGCTGCGCCGGATGCGGGTGGCCGCGCTGGCCCGCGGCGAGTGCGTGACCGCCACGGCGGTGACGTGTCGCAGCGAGTCGCACGCCGACGCGATCCGGGCCGCGGTCGGCAGGTCCGAAGTGGGCATCGTCGACGAGCCGCTGGCGCAGCTGCGGTATCTGCGGTTCACCGGCATGCTGCCCGCCACCGATTCGGTGATCCTGTACGACCTCGGCTGCTCCGGCCTGACGGTCACCCATGCCGACTGCCGCACCGACACGATTCTGGCGAGCCGCCGCAGCACGGTCCTGAGCGGTGACGGCTACGACGCGCTGCTGCGCTGGCAGCTGGCCCGCGGCGGGGTGCTGACCGACGCCCGCACCACCAGGGCGCACCGGGAGTCGCTGAGCCGGGCGCGCGTGGTGACCGCCACCGACGCGGGCACCGGTGAGCGCGCGGTGGTGACCCGCAGCGATCTGGCCGAGCTGTGCGAGGCGGGATTGCATCATTCGGCGTCGTTCGTGCGCCAGGTGGTCGAGGAGAGCGGGATACGGCCCGGCGCGCTGGTCCTGCTGGGCGGCTGTACCCGCAATCCGTCGCTGCGGGCCGATCTGGCGCGCCGGATCGGGCTGCCGATCGTCTACGACCCCGAGCCGGACTATGTCTCGGCGCGCGGCGCTGTGCTGCTGGCCGCACAGCGTCCGCCCGCCCGCTTGCGGATGCCGCGGTTGCGGGCGGGCGCGGCGCAGTCGTTCCGGGAGGCCGGGCAGCGGCCCGGTCGCCGAAAACTCCTGGCCGCGGTCGCGGTGACGGCGACGCTCGGCGGCACGGTCGCCGGTCTGCTCGGCACCGACAACACGTCGGCGCGGTCCCCGGAACAGGGCACCGCGCCGACTCCCGCCCAGCTCACCGACGGCTCGCTACGGGTGAAACAGAACTAG
- a CDS encoding MarR family winged helix-turn-helix transcriptional regulator, producing the protein MSRPRPLPHDPIAEAHRQWTGHGWGAVADGMAVVTSLVRAQQIVMSRVDEALKPSGLTFSRYELLQLLSFSKTGALPMAKASARLQVHPTSVTNTVDRLEAAGLVVRVPHPSDRRATLIEITDAGRELVAEATAALNAQVFAEPGLPADRVRELLALLAEFRHDAGDYEDPGAENLAFHATWQPTGESPRDSLGS; encoded by the coding sequence ATGTCTCGGCCACGACCGCTTCCGCATGACCCGATCGCCGAAGCGCACCGGCAGTGGACCGGGCACGGGTGGGGCGCGGTCGCCGACGGGATGGCCGTGGTGACCTCGCTGGTGCGGGCCCAGCAGATCGTGATGTCGCGGGTGGACGAGGCGCTGAAGCCGTCGGGGTTGACGTTCTCCCGCTATGAGCTGCTGCAACTGCTCAGTTTCAGCAAGACCGGCGCGTTGCCGATGGCGAAGGCGAGTGCCCGTTTGCAGGTGCATCCGACGAGCGTGACCAATACCGTCGACCGGCTGGAGGCGGCGGGGCTGGTGGTGCGGGTGCCGCATCCGAGCGACCGGCGCGCGACCCTGATCGAGATCACCGACGCGGGAAGGGAATTGGTGGCGGAGGCGACGGCGGCGCTGAACGCGCAGGTGTTCGCCGAGCCCGGGCTGCCCGCGGATCGGGTGCGGGAGCTGCTGGCACTGCTGGCCGAATTCCGGCACGACGCGGGTGACTACGAGGATCCGGGCGCGGAAAACCTCGCATTCCACGCGACCTGGCAACCAACCGGCGAATCACCGCGCGACTCGCTTGGCAGCTAG
- a CDS encoding ABC transporter ATP-binding protein, whose translation MSRLVVSAVSKSFGATRVLDHIDLDVPDGSAAAIVGASGCGKTTLLRVVAGFESPDSGTVQLGAETIVREQVCVPPQRRRIGYVAQDGALFPHLSVAANIAYGLRTGWRGAGDRLRRHRDRDRVAELLAMVSLDAGYADRMPHQLSGGQQQRVALARALARKPDLMLLDEPFSALDTGLRATTRQAVADTLRAAGMTSILVTHDQEEALSFAEQVAVMRAGRFTQIGTPEQVYHHPADLFTAQFLGDVVLLDALAENDIAKSVLGPVPVQAAAPTGEVTLMLRPEQLTAEVITAPHPHSGTIQDVDFRGPDVILTIDLAEGAGTVKVRRTGINAPEMNDRVRLTVQGKATAYEKEAPHSHE comes from the coding sequence ATGAGCCGGCTCGTCGTGAGCGCGGTGTCGAAGAGTTTCGGCGCCACCCGGGTGCTCGACCACATCGATCTGGACGTGCCCGACGGTTCGGCCGCGGCCATCGTCGGCGCGTCGGGCTGCGGCAAGACGACGCTGCTGCGCGTCGTCGCCGGTTTCGAGTCCCCCGACTCCGGAACCGTCCAGCTGGGCGCGGAAACCATTGTCCGCGAACAGGTCTGTGTGCCGCCGCAGCGCAGGCGGATCGGTTACGTGGCCCAGGACGGCGCGCTGTTCCCGCATCTGAGCGTGGCGGCCAATATCGCCTACGGCCTGCGCACCGGCTGGCGCGGCGCGGGCGACCGGCTGCGCCGCCACCGCGACCGCGACCGGGTCGCCGAACTGCTGGCCATGGTCTCACTCGACGCCGGCTACGCCGACCGCATGCCGCATCAGCTCTCCGGTGGCCAGCAGCAGCGTGTCGCCCTGGCCCGCGCCCTGGCCCGCAAGCCCGACCTGATGCTGCTCGACGAGCCCTTCAGCGCCCTGGACACCGGCCTGCGCGCCACCACCCGCCAGGCCGTGGCCGACACCCTGCGCGCCGCGGGCATGACCAGCATCCTGGTCACCCACGACCAGGAGGAGGCACTGAGCTTCGCCGAACAGGTCGCCGTGATGCGCGCGGGCCGCTTCACCCAGATCGGCACCCCCGAGCAGGTCTACCACCACCCCGCCGACCTGTTCACCGCCCAGTTCCTCGGCGACGTCGTCCTGCTGGACGCCCTCGCCGAGAACGACATCGCCAAGTCCGTCCTCGGCCCGGTCCCGGTGCAGGCCGCCGCCCCCACCGGCGAGGTAACCCTGATGCTGCGCCCGGAACAACTCACCGCCGAGGTGATCACCGCCCCCCACCCGCACAGCGGCACGATCCAGGACGTGGATTTCCGCGGCCCGGACGTCATCCTGACCATCGATTTGGCAGAGGGCGCGGGAACGGTAAAAGTCCGCCGAACCGGCATCAACGCCCCAGAAATGAACGACAGAGTCCGCCTGACAGTCCAGGGAAAAGCCACCGCATACGAGAAAGAGGCGCCCCACTCCCACGAGTGA